A single genomic interval of Verrucomicrobiota bacterium harbors:
- a CDS encoding arylsulfatase, translating to MYRNSILLFASALVLSAASHLQASRPNIIIYMADDLGWGSTGPYGANPELIETPFIDVLAEKGVTFDNASTTASVCSPTRYAMLTGQYSWRTRLKSGVVNSFDPLLIDPATPTIGSWLQELGYQTAQVGKWHLGYHAERFKNLLGEIRPGPNDVGFDYHFGVPNNMDDLHKVYIENRGVYGLRSDRISPYGKSFYGTQYFGYDAPQRDEPEVMAETTQRAIDWINQVDLDTPFFLYFAAVSVHHPVMPSAKNFGGSAAGTYGDFIHDIDDSVGALMAAVEARGQLDNTVFIFTSDNGGDIPGDKNHKRPEVQALEAGLDINGDWRGDKHVIYEGGLRVPMIVAYPRVVEGGVRSEAKVSTADLFATIAEINGVRDLPLETAPDSFSFAQSLLHPEKASTRPHLVMRDALGRQALRFGPWKLIDDQVPGRDAKRIELYNLETDPGEKDDVSKQYPEVVAEGQKLLQAIRDTPASRSIGKTL from the coding sequence ATGTATCGTAATTCGATTCTCTTGTTCGCGTCTGCTTTAGTCCTTTCTGCGGCTTCCCATCTGCAAGCGTCCCGACCAAATATCATCATCTACATGGCGGATGATCTCGGATGGGGCAGCACAGGGCCTTACGGAGCAAATCCGGAGCTGATTGAGACTCCTTTTATCGACGTTTTGGCTGAGAAAGGAGTGACTTTCGACAATGCGTCGACGACAGCATCGGTCTGCTCGCCAACCCGCTATGCGATGCTTACGGGGCAGTATTCGTGGAGAACCCGGCTAAAATCTGGTGTCGTTAATTCGTTTGATCCTTTGCTGATTGATCCGGCAACTCCGACTATCGGAAGCTGGTTGCAGGAACTTGGCTACCAAACCGCTCAAGTGGGCAAATGGCACCTCGGTTACCATGCGGAGCGCTTCAAAAACCTCCTCGGCGAAATTCGGCCTGGGCCGAACGACGTGGGCTTCGATTATCACTTCGGAGTTCCAAACAACATGGACGATTTACACAAAGTCTACATTGAAAACCGGGGTGTTTATGGTCTCCGCTCTGATCGTATCTCACCCTATGGAAAAAGTTTCTACGGGACACAATATTTTGGCTACGACGCTCCCCAACGAGATGAACCAGAAGTCATGGCAGAGACCACCCAGAGGGCGATCGACTGGATCAATCAGGTGGATTTAGACACGCCGTTCTTCCTATATTTCGCAGCGGTAAGTGTGCACCACCCGGTCATGCCTTCCGCAAAAAACTTCGGGGGAAGTGCAGCCGGCACCTACGGTGATTTTATCCACGACATAGATGACTCCGTTGGCGCTTTGATGGCAGCTGTTGAGGCTCGGGGACAACTCGACAACACGGTGTTCATTTTCACCAGCGACAACGGGGGCGATATCCCCGGCGACAAGAATCACAAACGTCCTGAGGTGCAGGCCCTCGAGGCCGGGCTGGATATCAACGGTGATTGGCGGGGCGATAAGCACGTCATCTACGAAGGTGGTCTGCGGGTGCCGATGATTGTGGCCTACCCAAGAGTGGTCGAAGGTGGAGTCCGCAGTGAGGCAAAAGTGAGCACCGCAGATTTATTCGCGACGATTGCAGAGATCAACGGGGTTCGGGATTTACCGCTGGAAACGGCGCCCGATAGTTTTTCGTTCGCCCAGTCACTTCTCCACCCGGAAAAGGCTTCAACGCGTCCGCATCTGGTAATGCGTGATGCGCTCGGGCGCCAAGCGCTAAGGTTTGGTCCATGGAAGCTGATCGATGATCAGGTGCCGGGGAGGGACGCGAAAAGGATTGAGCTCTACAACTTGGAAACCGACCCCGGTGAGAAGGACGATGTAAGTAAGCAATACCCCGAGGTAGTTGCCGAGGGTCAGAAATTGCTACAGGCGATCCGCGACACTCCCGCCAGTCGGTCCATCGGCAAGACGCTTTAG
- a CDS encoding sulfatase: MKRIPIRVSWIVCFFPVLFSNQLLGKEQPNIIFFATDDLSDWISPMGYSQAITPNMDRLARAGVTFQNAHTAGTYCAPSRTAIFSGRHVSTTGCYRGQIYFVADPEIKPLQVALQEAGYKTMGGGKLFHHTFGQIDFRGWDEYFHRDESAKLEGWPLKDWSLDTPFLPQPYPNSVYNQSDRPTKAPWFLEWGPVLNEHEEEMADTKRINWVCQKLMEPQQEPFFLAVGIYAPHFPNYVPQKYFDLYDRDSLVPPDYLETDLDDLPEHVRKAKTARGRIHKHLESIDAVKDAIHGYLASVSYADAMLGRVLDTLAKSPYRGDTILVLWSDHGYHHGQKFDWGKHNLWERTSNVPLLWAGPGIARNQSVDTTVSLIDLYPTLMDLAGIPVDPELDGTSLAGVLADPSTARDRDVLLPGLEPEEYAIINQDWRYIRYANGTEELYDLQNDPNEWNNLAGNPEYDEVKTKLADSAPQTFAPPAYQLNDYRMVTNGETFTWVKKEK; this comes from the coding sequence ATGAAGAGAATACCGATCAGGGTCAGCTGGATCGTCTGCTTCTTTCCGGTCCTTTTTTCGAATCAACTTCTCGGAAAAGAGCAGCCGAACATCATTTTCTTTGCGACGGACGATCTGAGCGATTGGATCTCGCCGATGGGCTACTCTCAGGCGATCACTCCGAATATGGATCGACTGGCAAGAGCCGGGGTTACATTCCAAAACGCACACACTGCCGGCACCTACTGCGCGCCTTCACGGACGGCAATTTTCTCGGGACGCCACGTGAGTACTACGGGTTGCTACCGCGGGCAGATCTACTTCGTTGCCGACCCCGAAATCAAGCCACTCCAGGTCGCCCTACAGGAGGCAGGTTACAAAACAATGGGTGGCGGAAAACTCTTTCACCACACCTTCGGTCAGATCGACTTCCGTGGGTGGGATGAATATTTCCACCGCGATGAGTCGGCCAAGCTGGAGGGCTGGCCCCTCAAAGACTGGTCGCTCGATACACCCTTTCTACCACAACCGTATCCGAACAGTGTATACAACCAAAGCGACCGTCCCACCAAAGCACCCTGGTTTCTTGAATGGGGCCCCGTCCTCAACGAGCACGAAGAAGAAATGGCCGATACGAAGCGCATCAACTGGGTCTGCCAGAAGCTCATGGAACCTCAGCAAGAGCCCTTCTTTCTCGCGGTCGGAATCTACGCGCCGCACTTCCCAAACTACGTTCCGCAAAAGTACTTCGACCTTTATGATCGCGATTCGCTGGTGCCCCCGGACTACCTGGAAACAGATCTGGACGACTTACCGGAACACGTTCGAAAGGCGAAGACCGCCCGGGGTCGAATCCACAAACACCTTGAAAGTATTGATGCGGTAAAAGATGCGATTCACGGATATCTCGCCAGCGTCTCCTATGCCGATGCGATGCTCGGCCGCGTCCTGGACACACTGGCAAAGAGCCCGTATCGCGGCGATACCATCCTGGTCCTCTGGAGCGACCATGGCTACCATCACGGACAGAAGTTCGATTGGGGAAAGCACAACCTGTGGGAACGCACATCCAACGTTCCTCTTCTTTGGGCCGGACCCGGGATTGCCCGTAACCAAAGTGTTGATACGACTGTCAGCCTGATTGATCTCTACCCGACTCTCATGGATCTTGCCGGAATTCCGGTAGACCCGGAGTTGGACGGAACCTCTCTCGCCGGAGTATTGGCCGATCCTTCCACTGCCCGGGATCGTGATGTTCTGCTTCCCGGCTTGGAGCCTGAAGAGTACGCCATCATCAATCAGGACTGGCGCTACATCCGCTACGCCAACGGTACCGAGGAGCTTTACGATTTGCAGAACGATCCGAACGAGTGGAACAACCTCGCCGGCAATCCGGAGTATGATGAGGTAAAGACCAAACTGGCGGATTCTGCTCCCCAAACATTTGCTCCGCCCGCCTACCAACTGAACGACTACCGAATGGTGACCAACGGCGAAACCTTCACCTGGGTCAAAAA